A window from Solanum stenotomum isolate F172 chromosome 7, ASM1918654v1, whole genome shotgun sequence encodes these proteins:
- the LOC125869923 gene encoding uncharacterized protein LOC125869923, which produces MPPQRAAEACPVRRNAEPQEQGVPNAPEVQPQIEITNVEFCEAIWMLRLVVTNQAGQRSENRQEVADTSSIHEFLSITPLRFTGSSVTEDLKTLLRSFRRMSLFVAGLSPMPSKEGKTPMLIGDMDITRLMIHVQQVEKDKKQKGPAPLAASEPTPKKKNEYNSHDFIAKPVYSQGSMDERGSNLPVCAKCGRNHSGMSHDGSTGCFKCSQNSHFLRECPKNK; this is translated from the exons atgcctccacaaagAGCTGCCGAAGCTTGTCCAGTTAGAAGAAATGCCGAACCacaggaacaaggggtacctaatgcaccagaagtgcaaccccaaatAGAGATCACCAATGTTGAGTTTTGTGAGGCCATCTGGATGTTGAGActagttgtgaccaaccaagctgggcaacGAAGTGAGAATCGACAGGAAGTGGCTGACACTTCAAGTATCCATGAGTTCTTAAGCATAACTCCACTGCgcttcactggttcaagtgtTACTGAGGATCTAAAAACATTGTTGAGAAGCTTCAGAAG gatgagtttattcgttgctgggttgtctcccATGCCAAGCAAGGAAGGCAAGACACCTATGCTAATAGGGGATATGGACATAACAAGGCTAATGATCCATGTTCAACAAGTTGAGAAAGACAAG aaacaaaagggacctgctccattaGCTGCTAGTGAACCtacaccaaagaaaaaaaatgagtacaATAGTCATGATTTCATAGCTAAACCTGTCTATTCTCAAGGTAGTATGGATGAAAGAGGTAGTAATCTTCCTGTATGTGcaaagtgtggtaggaaccactcagggatGTCTcatgatggctccactggttgcttcaagtgtagCCAGAACAGTCATTTTCTGAGAgaatgtccaaagaacaagTAG